From the genome of Winogradskyella forsetii, one region includes:
- a CDS encoding gliding motility protein RemB — MKRIVLFAFLLSTVFGYAQSNTTYEKPPVFDDCDSEVIDQLKSCFNFTLNTFIFENFKIPEIVSEESYNGDVQVLFEVNKEGEFKVIYSDAIYEELKEESIRVFDLLPKIKPATYNGKPTFVQYSITIAIPLTQPVRQADIVDDEVQLTEKDSLNATLSNEFDKVNEDLKPFENLEYNSELNVPFTHSYYARFDAEMNAIGTNSHTAAKPFVYSEVARYYDIKAEKESLAKDTDSWAGKKLFNEHLVRVQGKDYWFTVDPIFDLQVGKDSEADFSSTYNNTRGIYIQAGLGKRFNLVTSVYESQGRFADYYNRYAESLKAFGPDPAIIPGRGIAKRFKDDSYDYPVAEAYLSYTPADFLNVQFGHGKNFIGDGYRSLFQSDVTSPYTFLKLNTSFWKIKYTSTWMWLKDVRDEVVEDKAFLTKYMANHYLSWNVSKRLNIGLFESVMWVDSNGRGFDINYLNPIIFFRAIEFESGQGSGNAILGLSSKYKWNNKVNLYGQFILDEFSLSDVRAGEKSWKNKFGFQLGVKYFNAFKVDNLLLQAEYNRVRPYTYSHNTQILNYAHFNQPMAHLWGANFRELVLIGRYNYNRWAADAKFIIGQRGFDFNTDEDSFSYGGDIYRNYNDRNADTGIEIGQGNKTNSFMTEVQASYLVNPATNLKLFANLIYRDFNPDAITASTQDSNTLWFSVGVRTDLFNWYNDF; from the coding sequence ATGAAGCGCATTGTGCTATTTGCTTTTCTTCTATCGACCGTTTTTGGTTATGCCCAATCGAATACTACTTATGAGAAACCTCCAGTGTTCGATGACTGTGATTCCGAAGTTATCGATCAATTAAAATCCTGCTTCAATTTTACGCTCAATACGTTTATATTCGAAAATTTTAAAATACCGGAAATCGTTTCAGAGGAATCTTATAATGGCGATGTCCAAGTGCTGTTTGAAGTTAATAAGGAAGGTGAATTCAAGGTCATCTATTCAGATGCTATTTACGAAGAATTAAAAGAGGAAAGCATTCGTGTTTTTGATTTGCTTCCAAAGATAAAACCTGCCACTTACAACGGAAAACCAACCTTTGTTCAGTATAGTATTACAATCGCCATACCTTTAACTCAACCTGTTAGACAAGCAGATATAGTTGATGATGAGGTTCAGCTTACAGAAAAGGATAGTCTCAATGCCACCTTATCGAATGAGTTTGATAAAGTTAACGAGGATTTAAAACCTTTCGAAAACTTAGAATATAACAGTGAACTTAATGTTCCATTTACACATTCTTATTATGCGCGTTTTGATGCAGAAATGAATGCCATTGGCACCAATAGCCATACCGCAGCAAAACCTTTTGTGTATAGTGAGGTGGCGAGGTATTATGATATTAAAGCTGAAAAGGAAAGTCTAGCAAAGGATACGGATTCTTGGGCAGGTAAAAAATTGTTTAACGAGCATCTGGTAAGGGTACAAGGAAAAGATTATTGGTTTACGGTAGATCCTATTTTCGATTTGCAGGTAGGAAAAGATAGTGAGGCAGATTTTAGTTCTACCTATAATAATACGAGAGGGATTTATATACAAGCCGGTTTAGGCAAACGTTTTAATTTGGTGACTTCGGTTTATGAAAGTCAAGGACGTTTTGCAGATTATTACAACCGCTATGCAGAAAGTCTTAAAGCTTTTGGTCCCGATCCAGCGATTATTCCAGGTCGTGGTATTGCGAAACGATTTAAGGATGATTCTTATGATTATCCTGTGGCAGAGGCCTATCTATCTTACACACCAGCAGATTTTTTAAATGTTCAGTTTGGGCATGGTAAAAACTTTATTGGAGATGGATACCGCTCATTGTTCCAAAGTGATGTGACCAGTCCTTATACTTTCTTAAAGTTGAACACCTCCTTCTGGAAAATAAAATACACCAGTACATGGATGTGGTTAAAGGATGTTAGGGATGAAGTTGTGGAGGATAAGGCCTTTTTAACGAAATACATGGCCAATCATTATTTAAGCTGGAATGTTTCCAAACGTTTAAACATTGGGTTGTTTGAATCCGTAATGTGGGTAGATTCCAATGGAAGAGGTTTTGACATTAATTATTTGAATCCCATCATCTTTTTTAGGGCTATAGAATTTGAATCCGGGCAAGGCTCGGGAAATGCCATTTTAGGACTCAGTTCTAAATATAAATGGAACAATAAAGTCAACCTTTATGGACAATTTATACTGGATGAATTCTCTTTAAGCGATGTAAGAGCTGGAGAAAAAAGCTGGAAAAATAAATTCGGATTTCAATTGGGCGTAAAATATTTTAATGCCTTCAAGGTGGATAATCTATTACTTCAAGCAGAATATAATCGTGTAAGGCCTTACACCTATTCCCACAATACACAAATTTTGAATTATGCCCATTTCAACCAGCCGATGGCGCACCTTTGGGGCGCAAATTTTAGAGAGTTGGTATTGATTGGTCGTTACAATTATAATCGATGGGCTGCGGATGCTAAATTCATCATTGGGCAGCGTGGCTTTGATTTTAATACCGATGAAGACAGTTTTTCTTATGGAGGCGATATTTATAGAAATTATAATGATCGCAATGCAGATACAGGAATAGAAATTGGACAAGGCAACAAAACCAATAGTTTTATGACCGAAGTCCAAGCGAGTTACTTAGTGAATCCTGCCACTAACCTAAAACTATTCGCTAACCTTATTTATAGGGATTTTAATCCAGATGCGATAACCGCTTCAACACAAGACTCTAACACGCTCTGGTTTAGTGTTGGCGTAAGAACGGATTTGTTTAATTGGTATAATGATTTTTAG
- a CDS encoding VanZ family protein, with the protein MLLLVSIGYTLALIISSLISLNGVPSLGSSFDDKIYHVVAYLGLAFLWVNYFKPFKAKYMPFAIFFAAVLFGFILEILQYLLNPNRTYDTFDLIANCIGAVFGTLIALQFNILKIFKN; encoded by the coding sequence ATGCTTTTATTGGTGTCAATTGGTTATACCTTGGCATTGATTATATCAAGCTTAATTAGTTTAAATGGTGTGCCAAGTCTTGGATCATCTTTCGATGATAAGATTTATCATGTCGTCGCTTATTTAGGCTTAGCTTTTTTATGGGTCAATTACTTTAAACCTTTTAAAGCTAAATATATGCCTTTTGCCATTTTCTTTGCTGCAGTTTTATTTGGTTTTATATTAGAAATATTGCAGTACTTGCTCAATCCGAATAGAACATACGATACTTTCGATTTGATAGCAAATTGTATTGGAGCGGTTTTTGGTACGTTAATTGCACTTCAATTCAATATACTAAAGATTTTTAAAAATTAA
- a CDS encoding energy transducer TonB, protein MEPKKNPKSDVSRNSSLYFAVGLAVMLGITYLAINYKTYDPTGVVADSLNLDDELDEEVPITEQLVTPPPPPPPPPPPAPEIIEVVEDEVEVEETVIESTETEMETEIVEVEEVEVAEVEEDIEVPFSVIENVAVFPGCEKEKGNAAKKECMNEKVNKFIGKKFNTDLAGDLGLPPGKKRIFVQFKVDKSGNITSIGARGPHPGLEKEAKRVIGLLPKMKPGKQRGKPVVMPFSIPIVFQVQD, encoded by the coding sequence ATGGAACCTAAAAAGAATCCAAAATCAGATGTAAGCCGCAATAGTTCCTTGTACTTTGCTGTTGGTCTTGCTGTAATGTTAGGTATTACATATTTAGCAATTAATTACAAAACTTATGATCCAACAGGTGTGGTTGCAGACTCGCTTAATTTAGATGATGAGCTAGATGAGGAAGTGCCAATTACAGAACAACTAGTAACGCCACCGCCACCACCGCCACCACCGCCACCACCAGCTCCTGAAATTATTGAAGTTGTTGAGGATGAGGTTGAAGTAGAGGAGACTGTTATTGAATCTACAGAAACAGAAATGGAAACAGAGATTGTTGAAGTAGAGGAAGTTGAGGTTGCGGAAGTTGAAGAAGATATTGAAGTACCCTTTTCCGTGATTGAAAATGTGGCTGTTTTCCCTGGGTGTGAAAAGGAAAAAGGCAATGCCGCTAAGAAAGAGTGTATGAATGAAAAGGTTAATAAATTCATTGGTAAAAAGTTCAATACAGACTTAGCTGGTGATTTAGGTTTGCCACCAGGTAAAAAAAGAATCTTTGTACAGTTTAAGGTCGATAAATCAGGAAACATAACTAGTATTGGTGCTCGTGGTCCACATCCTGGATTAGAGAAAGAAGCAAAGCGTGTGATTGGTTTATTACCTAAAATGAAACCAGGAAAACAAAGAGGGAAACCGGTGGTAATGCCGTTCTCAATTCCTATCGTATTCCAAGTGCAAGATTAA
- the cyoE gene encoding heme o synthase, with product MSSTKSTVSTASVVTDFKEITKMGLSISVVFSSIAGYFLGAETISLTTLLLLTLGGYFMVGASNAYNQIIERDLDALMDRTKNRPIPAGRMTVNTAFIIATSFTVLGLITLYIINPKTAMYGAISIFLYTSVYTPLKTKTSLAVFVGALPGAIPFMLGWVAARNSFGIEPGTLFAIQFFWQFPHFWSIGWFLHEDYKKGGFHMLPTGKPDKGTAVQIIMYSVWTIIVSIIPVFGFTGDLKLSIVGAILVFILGLVMLFYALRLFKERSVKAAKQLMLSSVFYITLLQIIYVADKFLR from the coding sequence TTGAGTAGTACAAAATCAACGGTATCAACAGCTTCTGTGGTTACGGATTTTAAGGAAATCACTAAAATGGGTTTGTCCATAAGTGTGGTGTTTTCTTCTATTGCCGGTTATTTTTTGGGCGCAGAAACCATAAGTTTAACAACATTGCTTTTGTTGACTCTTGGTGGTTATTTTATGGTTGGAGCATCAAATGCTTATAATCAAATTATTGAGCGCGACTTGGATGCGCTTATGGATCGTACTAAAAACAGACCGATTCCTGCTGGCAGAATGACCGTAAACACGGCATTTATTATCGCCACTTCTTTTACGGTTTTGGGTTTAATAACACTATATATCATTAACCCAAAGACGGCGATGTATGGTGCGATTTCCATATTCTTATATACAAGTGTTTACACACCTCTAAAGACTAAAACTTCATTGGCTGTTTTTGTGGGTGCCTTGCCAGGCGCTATTCCTTTTATGTTGGGTTGGGTGGCCGCTCGTAATAGTTTTGGCATTGAACCTGGTACCTTATTCGCCATTCAGTTCTTTTGGCAGTTTCCACATTTTTGGTCTATTGGATGGTTTTTGCACGAGGATTACAAAAAAGGAGGTTTCCACATGTTGCCAACGGGCAAACCAGATAAAGGTACAGCAGTGCAAATAATAATGTACAGTGTTTGGACCATCATTGTTTCTATAATTCCCGTATTTGGATTTACAGGTGATTTAAAATTATCGATTGTAGGTGCAATTTTAGTTTTTATACTTGGTTTGGTCATGTTGTTTTATGCCTTAAGATTATTTAAAGAACGTTCTGTAAAAGCCGCTAAACAACTGATGCTATCAAGCGTTTTTTATATCACATTATTGCAAATCATATACGTTGCAGATAAATTTTTAAGATAA
- the gcvH gene encoding glycine cleavage system protein GcvH — translation MNTPAELKYTKDHEWIKIEGDIATIGITDFAQSELGDIVYVEVDTLDETLDVEEVFGTVEAVKTVSDLFLPLSGEIIEFNEGLEDEPEKVNSDPYGDGWMIKLKFSDASEIDSLLSADDYKALISG, via the coding sequence ATGAATACACCAGCCGAATTAAAATACACCAAAGACCACGAATGGATTAAAATTGAAGGCGATATCGCCACCATAGGTATTACTGATTTTGCCCAGAGCGAACTTGGTGATATTGTTTATGTAGAAGTAGACACTTTGGATGAAACTTTAGATGTTGAGGAGGTATTTGGTACTGTAGAAGCTGTTAAAACAGTTTCAGATTTATTTTTGCCTTTATCAGGAGAAATAATTGAATTCAACGAAGGTTTAGAAGATGAACCGGAAAAAGTGAATTCAGATCCTTATGGTGACGGTTGGATGATTAAACTAAAATTTTCAGACGCTTCAGAAATAGATAGTTTATTATCCGCAGACGACTATAAAGCACTCATCAGTGGTTAA
- a CDS encoding DUF4348 domain-containing protein: MKNTLKLIILGTLISTFVCCKQNNKTEKEAELNKISDSTLLNQTNSELKTIKSSIPENIDSEFKIFLEYFNKDSIFQISRVNFPIKSKQINYENYGTIEKITDIDNYEIIDLTIDPSSETKEYDKYTQKTILKEFKAVIEIRGIDNGINCDYEFEKINGKWKLTTWSNLST; the protein is encoded by the coding sequence ATGAAAAACACGTTAAAACTAATAATCTTAGGAACTCTGATTTCAACATTTGTTTGTTGTAAGCAAAATAACAAAACGGAAAAAGAGGCAGAACTGAATAAAATTTCGGATTCAACTTTATTGAATCAAACTAATTCAGAACTAAAAACAATTAAAAGTAGTATTCCTGAAAATATAGACTCAGAATTTAAAATCTTCTTAGAGTATTTTAATAAAGATTCGATTTTTCAAATAAGCCGTGTAAATTTCCCTATAAAGTCAAAACAAATCAACTATGAAAATTATGGGACTATTGAAAAAATAACTGATATTGATAATTATGAAATAATTGACTTAACTATTGACCCTTCTTCCGAGACAAAAGAATATGACAAATACACTCAAAAAACTATTCTAAAAGAATTTAAAGCTGTAATTGAAATACGTGGAATTGATAACGGAATCAACTGTGACTATGAATTTGAAAAAATAAACGGAAAATGGAAATTAACAACTTGGAGTAATTTATCAACATAA
- a CDS encoding energy transducer TonB — MKNSKKDFGNAGQSITEVKKSQKHDANLQKNSTLYFQIGLILCLLGTYALFEMQFQEKKLIVDTVETNELATIDVVEKFRVEPEVVPETKQSQAKQTVLIDKIIEVDNELVIKDPVDLIVTDPTPISDNPVKVDDITVIDEPNDLEPVPFSRIEKVPVYPGCENKKTNEDRKKCMSDKITKLIGKKFDVGIGSEYGISGRQRITTQFTIDKNGNVTDIKIRGPHQALENEAKRVINQIPQMEPGLQRQVPVGVIYTLPIVYDARN; from the coding sequence ATGAAAAATTCTAAAAAAGACTTCGGTAATGCTGGTCAGAGCATCACTGAAGTGAAGAAATCACAAAAGCATGATGCAAATTTACAAAAAAACTCAACCCTTTATTTCCAAATTGGTTTGATACTTTGTTTGTTGGGTACTTATGCACTTTTTGAAATGCAGTTTCAAGAAAAGAAACTCATTGTTGACACCGTTGAGACAAATGAATTAGCGACTATAGATGTTGTCGAGAAGTTTAGGGTGGAACCCGAAGTTGTTCCTGAAACAAAGCAGAGTCAGGCTAAACAAACTGTTTTAATTGATAAAATTATAGAAGTGGATAATGAACTTGTGATTAAAGATCCGGTTGATCTTATTGTTACGGATCCAACACCTATATCAGATAACCCAGTAAAGGTTGATGATATTACAGTTATTGATGAGCCGAATGATTTAGAACCTGTGCCTTTTTCTAGAATTGAAAAGGTACCTGTATATCCAGGTTGCGAAAACAAGAAAACGAACGAAGACCGAAAAAAATGTATGTCAGACAAAATTACTAAGTTAATTGGTAAAAAGTTTGATGTAGGTATCGGTTCAGAATATGGTATTTCAGGAAGACAAAGAATTACAACCCAATTTACAATTGATAAAAACGGAAATGTCACGGATATCAAAATAAGAGGACCGCATCAAGCTTTAGAAAATGAGGCGAAACGCGTCATTAATCAAATTCCACAAATGGAACCGGGTTTACAACGTCAAGTACCTGTTGGTGTTATCTATACATTACCTATAGTATATGACGCTAGAAATTAA